One genomic segment of Besnoitia besnoiti strain Bb-Ger1 chromosome VII, whole genome shotgun sequence includes these proteins:
- a CDS encoding hypothetical protein (encoded by transcript BESB_079120), producing MYFPFATAAAAPPMCGPAFHPHEVMMTLPPSFAVGLPHQQTVFVAPPPTLPGVVHGPHVCFEQHGIADGRREPFAHLQKQPPDPSLHHFSGIFPEWEVDELDFEDACTRMRDGARRAGITANRRSTRDQSSQCVIAPARVEAPVPRPEVEKQEDEVSRVVGNINISGVVKLEPTGEESEVQADRAESVLETDFDRYETYRRPLCRPWYERQDNWSRYDLQLKRFQRWLQQQQRPLLERIPKHREAFPQRLACANPTSDAMQARIRRVYDHAHHTRLNPDDSYVYQFLDARRARHADAFAGVNTTSGRRRYDRPPPVEPHVPYDPSQRRAPGFHALTRSGCAAEHAHGARRRAVSANSVRDPMAARVRCASVQGPQPAAFHAELEAHGRGRTVRQRVGTSARTLRPSLTGGGDDLEQHTEFTGSLRAVDDEKGTSLTGSFVVPLATDEGRRKVRDGTPPPWRARN from the coding sequence ATGTATTTCCCGTTTGcaacggctgcagcggcaccgCCAATGTGCGGCCCTGCCTTCCATCCGCATGAAGTCATGATGACGCTCCCGCCGTCGTTTGCCGTAGGCCTGCCGCATCAACAAACCGTGTTCGTGGCGCCTCCTCCAACTCTGCCAGGCGTTGTTCACGGTCCACACGTCTGTTTTGAACAACACGGCATTGCGGACGGAAGGCGTGAGCCGTTCGCACACTTGCAGAAGCAGCCGCCGGACCCTTCTCTCCACCACTTTAGCGGCATCTTTCCGGAGTGGGAAGTAGATGAGCTGGACTTCGAGGACGCTTGCACGCGAATGCGCGACGGAGCGCGCCGTGCTGGGATTACCGCGAACCGGAGGAGCACTCGAGACCAGTCTAGTCAATGCGTGATTGCGCCTGCACGTGTTGAAGCGCCAGTACCACGTCCTGAAGTGGAAAAACAGGAAGACGAGGTCAGCCGCGTAGTGGGCAATATCAACATTAGCGGTGTTGTCAAGCTCGAGCCCACGGGGGAGGAATCCGAGGTACAGGCTGACCGGGCGGAGAGCGTCCTTGAAACCGATTTTGATCGGTACGAAACATACCGGAGGCCTTTGTGTCGCCCGTGGTATGAGAGGCAAGACAACTGGTCCAGGTATGACCTCCAGTTGAAGCGCTTTCAAAggtggctgcagcagcagcagcgacctTTGCTTGAACGGATTCCAAAGCATCGGGAGGCgtttccgcagcgcctggcgtGCGCCAACCCGACCAGCGACGCAATGCAAGCGCGCATCCGGAGAGTCTACGACCACGCCCACCACACCCGTCTCAATCCGGACGACTCGTATGTGTACCAATTCCTggacgcgcgcagagccaggcacgccgacgccttcgcagggGTCAACACGACCAGTGGCCGCCGGCGGTACGACAGGCCTCCGCCAGTGGAGCCGCATGTCCCGTACGACCCAAGCCAGCGCCGAGCACCTGGCTTCCACGCGCTGACCCGTTCGGGCTGTGCGGCGGAGCACGCCCACGGGGCGAGGCGTAGAGCAGTCAGTGCAAACAGCGTCCGTGACCCTATGGCTGCCCGCGTGCGGTGCGCGAGTGTGCAGgggccgcagccggcggccttCCACGCTGAGCTGGAGGCGCACGGTCGCGGGCGGACGGTCCGGCAGAGAGTCGGGACTAGCGCACGCACCCTCAGGCCCTCTCTGACGGGTGGTGGAGATGACCTAGAGCAGCACACCGAGTTCACAGGATCGCTCCGTGCGGTCGACGACGAAAAGGGGACGTCGTTGACTGGGTCCTTTGTCGTGCCGCTGGCGACCGACGAAGGCCGTCGGAAAGTGCGAGACGGAACCCCTCCGCCGTGGCGAGCAAGGAACTAG
- a CDS encoding hypothetical protein (encoded by transcript BESB_079130), translating into MANVREVAEFLMLTIAALGALSSLSRPDCNFPLFVYLWWTFFYVPEERKVQQRFMVAFIFLSIVQDIFYILYWPIRWFAHDWLALSSDTEGLHVLVTFFALLEIGLKLLLLALLLIPGAGTNTSEAIKMWFQRLGQPMQSRDTQVPLLITGSAPRPVMPGSAGVAQPVRFTQFPSHPPLSSSGVVYSS; encoded by the exons ATGGCGAACGTACGAGAAGTGGCTGAGTTCCTCATGCTCACCATCGCAGCCTTAGGCGCTCTTTCGTCGCTGAGCAGGCCAGACTGCAACTTCCCTCTCTTTGTCTATCTGTGGTGGACTTTTTTCTACGTTccggaggagaggaag GTCCAGCAGCGCTTTATGGTGGCCTTCATCTTCCTTTCCATTGTCCAGGACATCTTCTACATTCTTTACTGGC CTATCAGGTGGTTCGCCCACGATTGGCTCGCGCTGTCCAGTGACACCGAAGGCTTGCACGTTCTTGTgaccttcttcgcgctcctcgAAATCGGCCTGAAG cttcttcttctggcgCTTCTTCTGATCCCCGGAGCTGGAACGAACACATCGGAGGCCATCAAAATGTGGTTCCAGCGTCTCGGGCAGCCGATGCAGAGCCGAGACACGCAGGTGCCCTTGTTGATCACCGGCTCGGCGCCACGCCCGGTCATGCCGGGTTCCGCTGGTGTGGCACAGCCTGTCCGGTTCACCCAGTTCCCTTCGcatcctcctctctcgtcttctgggGTAGTCTACTCCTCGTAG
- a CDS encoding hypothetical protein (encoded by transcript BESB_079100), producing MMKAFHCIPVTDLANETVSAVAYTTEHFLIGTEAGSLLKFSLPDTDDPGELAAGAKLLGQFRLSRGKRVEKLAILESLQLVICFEDGNVHLLPLALNGAGYVLCRNASTCCVHQSGEGGALAEKGAAGRERDELRFLPELCVGLKKKIVLYSIVGTDFQPYKEVALLDTPLTLCWRDAWICIGTKKEYLSLRHDQEKATEILALDAQASRALPQMLMLPDEEVLILGLENLGIFFNLVTQMPSQRNTIRWAADLVHVSVCFPYLVGITASGLVEAYSIHGQNLCQTLHLPPPLTALASNGRHLLVTSKTSVSCLFPVPFKQQLHKLLLASRTADALHLLSANFSADDPRRATELSAFHDLAGWVEFSRLQFPAAFQHFSYAGADVLRIISFWSAHLPSWWRTPAVYLETSSSSPHAASQLDCSLVPRVEEISRFIRERTDQTRAGDGEQQGEAKHQVLLELANSSMAAFLSKERASLLMGRSDRVHWAPLQEAAESAPYPAESREDLLAFLLSLVDTLLFMLMVESDDERWKTLLLDAQPPLACNVEDCRAFLLAVHRPDALAAMLSRFGRREEALEIWAQIVKGELRIAPKATAVSDGIQELLALLAPVEAFEEGESEAPLSGGGGEAADAAKEKRKRQEVEEELLQRYAPLVLRADPMLARQLFFSPQPSMESRLRVSPSLVMRLLQEGIDDRALSQKLQEAFIEEIVLNVAGDEEEADASARALGGQEERRERAEWRREAAELQTHLAMTYIDRLLDSSAGSADADTARRGEGELSRALADVRMKLLELLERRRNYHVESLLKKVEGSWLWKETALLYGRLGRHQDALHIIAVRLRDEETAEAYCLMIDDALQAFVDGLSPDEYASLFSSDALFEVPAPFLSLARLSSSAGRAGGEHGGFASIFSPHSPWKQQLDDLPQDLHSGGLGRFLASGATSDGGARAPCQPRASESGAAACVKERKPAGPRRSAGLLRALLKVLLRAWREASVGDEAHPSGGEALAWKGSILNLLTKYGAHPDLAPSLVVRLLPDAWLLTEVSDYLVSSFRNLLHEKMTASLQEQLSTVSYLQTYSRWASQRAASYVVTPERSCPVCTRRLGSAAFVAYPDGTCVHLQCAGDVASLPLHHESPHPQNSDSRKREGTRGAYQILKLCASRAFAAESDSRGNNFLLRDYAG from the exons ATGATGAAAGCCTTCCACTGCATCCCTGTGACGGATCTGGCGAACGAAaccgtctccgctgtcgcgtACACCACAGAGCACTTCCTCATCGGCACCGAGGCCGGAAGCCTCCTGAAGTTCTCGCTCCCCGATACAGACGACCCCGGCGAG CTTGCGGCCGGGGCGAAGCTCCTTGGTCAATTTCGCTTGAGCAGAGGCAAACGAGTCGAGAAGCTCGCGATTCTCGAGTCGCTCCAGCTCGTGATCTGCTTCGAGG acGGCAATGTCCatctgctgcctctcgcgctcaaCGGCGCTGGCTACGTCCTCTGCAGAA ATGCGTCAACTTGCTGCGTGCATcagagcggcgagggcggcgccctAGCTGAGAAGGGGGCCGCTGGCAGAGAGCGAGATGAACTCCGCTTCCTTCCTGAGCTCTGCGTGgggctgaagaagaaaatcgTTTTGTACTCGATCGTTGGCACGGACTTCCAACCCTACAAGGAagtcgctctcctcgacaCGCCGCTCACACTCTGCTGGCGAGACGCCTGGATCTGCATCGGCACCAAAAAAGAGTACCTCTCCCTCCGGCATGACCAAGA aaaggcgacggagatcctcgcgctggacgcgcaggcgtcgcgcgccctgcCGCAGATGCTGATGCTTCCCGACGAAGAAGTGCTCATTCTCGGGCTGGAAAACTTGGGAATTTTCTTCAACCTCGTCACGCAGATGCCAAGTCAAAGAAACACCATCCGATGGGCGGCAGATCTTGTGCACGTCT CGGTCTGCTTTCCGTACTTGGTGGGGATCACGGCGTCGGGGCTCGTGGAGGCCTACAGCATCCACGGGCAGAATCTTTGCCAGACGCTTCActtgcctccgccgctcacAGCGCTTGCCTCCAACGGGCGGCACCTCCTCGTCACCAGCAAAACCTCCGTTAGCTGCCTGTTTCCGGTCCCCTTCAAGCAACAG CTTCACAAACTGCTTTTGGCAAGCCGAACGGCAGACGCGTTGCATTTGCTTTCTGCGAACTTTAGCGCCGACGACCCCCGCAGA GCCACCGAACTGAGTGCCTTCCACGACCTCGCGGGATGGGTGGAGTTTTCGCGGCTGCAGTTCCCAGCCGCGTTTCAACACTTTTCGtacgccggcgccgacgtTCTTCGGATTATTT CCTTCTGGTCGGCGCACCTTCCGAGCTGGTGGCGGACGCCGGCGGTCTACTTGGagacttcttcctcctctccgcatgcagcgagtCAGCTGGACTGCTCTCTCGTGCCGCGCGTTGAAGAGATCTCGCGCTTCA TTCGAGAGCGGACGGATCAAACGCGAGCGGGTGATGGAGAGCAGCAGGGAGAAGCAAAACATCAAGTCCTCCTGGAG CTTGCCAACTCCTCGATGGCGGCGTTCCTGTCTAAGGAGAGAGCGTCTCTGTTGATGGGTCGGTCGGACCGCGTGCACTGGGCCCCGCTTCAGGAGGCGGCCGAGTCTGCGCCGTATCCTGCAGAGTCCAGGGAAGATCTTTTGGCGTTTCTTCTCAGTCTCGTCGACACTCTATTGTTCATGTTAATG gTCGAAAGCGACGATGAACGGTGGAAGACTCTGCTGCtcgacgcgcagcctccgctgGCCTGCAACGTCGAGGACTGCCGCGCGTTCCTCCTGGCGGTCCATCGGCcggacgcgctcgccgcgatgCTCTCG CGGTTCGGtcggcgcgaagaggcgctggagatcTGGGCTCAGATCGTGAAGGGCG AGCTGCGTATCGCTCCCAAGGCGACGGCCGTCTCTGATGGCATCCAAGaactcctcgcgctgctggcgccggtGGAGGCGttcgaggaaggcgagagcgaagcgccgcTTTCTGGGGGAGGTGGCGAAGCCGCAGATGCGGCGAAGGAAAAGAGGAAGCGACAAGAAGTCGAAGAagagctcctgcagcgctACGCGCCGCTCGTGCTGCGAGCAGATCCCATGCTAG CGCGGCAGCTCTTCTTTTCGCCTCAGCCGTCTATGGAGTCACGGCTTCGAGTGTCGCCGAGCCTCGTCATGCGTCTGCTTCAGGAAGGCATCGATGACCGCGCGCTATCGCAGAAGCTCCAAGAGGCGTTCATCGAGGAGATCGTGCTGAacgtcgcgggcgacgaggaggaagcagacgcgagtGCTAgggcgctcggcggc CAAGAAGAACGACGCGAACGGGCAGAGtggagacgcgaggcggcggagctgcaaACTCACCTCGCCATGACGTACATCGACAGAT TGCTGGACTCGagcgcgggctccgcggacgccgatACTGCCAGGAGGGGCGAAGGAGAGCTGAGTAGAGCCCTCGCAGACGTTCGGATGAAACTCCTCGAACTACTGGAAAGGAGGCGAAACTACCACGTGGAGTCGCTCCTGAAGAAG GTCGAGGGGTCGTGGCTGTGGAAGGAGACAGCTTTGCTCTACGGGCGGCTCGGACGGCACCA GGACGCCCTGCACATCATTGCGGTGCGGCTtcgagacgaagagacggcggaggcatATTGCCTGATGATCGAtgacgcgctgcaggcgttcGTGGACGGCCTCTCCCCTGACGAATACGCCTCTCTGTTCTCCAGCGACGCGCTCTTTGAAGTCCCCGCGCCGTTCCTCTCGTtggctcgcctctcctcgtcggcAG GAAGAGCAGGAGGCGAGCAtggcggcttcgcctccatTTTCAGTCCGCACTCGCCCTGGAAACAGCAGCTCGACGACCTGCCTCAAG ATCTGCACTCTGGAGGCCTGGGGCGTTTCCTGGCGAGCGGGGCGACTagcgacggcggagcgaGAGCTCCGTGCCAGCCCCGCGCttcagagagcggcgcggcagcctgcgTGAAGGAGCGAAAGCCCGCCGGTCCGCGGAGGTCTGCAGGGCTGTTGCGCGCGTTGTTGAAG GTCCTTCTGCGGGCATGGCGCGAGGCTTCTGttggcgacgaggcgcatcCTTCGGGCGGGGAGGCACTCGCGTGGAAAGGGTCGATTCTGAATTTGCTCACCAAGTACGGGGCACACCCTGACTTGGCGCCGAGTCTCGtcgtgcgcctcctgcccGACGCGTGGCTGCTGACCGAGGTCTCGGACTACTTGGTCTCTTCGTTCCGCAACCTGCTTCACGAAAAAATGaccgcgtcgctgcaggaGCAACTCTCGACTGTGTCCTACTTGCAGACCTACTCGCGCTGGGCGAGCCAGCGAGCTGCGTCGTACGTCGTCACACCGGAACG CTCGTGTCCAGtctgcacgcggcgcctcggttcagcggccttcgtcgcctaTCCCGATGGGACCTGCGTGCATTTGCAGTGCGCTGGTGACGTTGCCTCACTGCCTCTTCACCACGAGTCGCCGCATCCACAAAACAGTGACAGCCGTAAGCGAGAGGGCACCCGAGGCGCTTATCAGATTTTGAAACTGTGCGCCTCCCGTG CTTTCGCAGCTGAGTCCGACAGTCGCGGCAACAATTTCCTACTTCGTGACTACGCGGGATAA
- a CDS encoding calcium binding egf domain-containing protein (encoded by transcript BESB_079090): MKERLFAQSDIDECASGRHECPSKLPKSVCVNTPGSYECVCGPYRRLNRSSCEDIDECLEETESCGKNTKCVNQDGASPLCVCLEGYEGNDSNEKDVDCKDVDECAQPDASTLCPENATCVNTIGSYRCECARGYQMGKDNQCEQIDLCATGQHTCDPYLAECSQTGGTVTCRCKKFFTGSGEVDDCTAEPGHEHLACFLRGHKCSSYEQCVRNTVPGAYHCGSKGRLKQLAVFLSQGGTSETPVWIWILVALGVVLLGVAIRATVKCFTNKRKRTAEEEEIVADSGITKRCRLVIY, from the exons ATGAAAGAGCGACTTTTCGCTCAATCAG ATATCGACGAATGTGCGTCCGGAAGGCATGAGTGCCCATCGAAACTTCCGAAGTCCGTCTGTGTAAATACGCCTGGCAGCTACGAATGCGTTTGTGGCCCATATCGACGCCTTAATCGGTCATCGTGCGAGG ATATCGACGAGTGCCTGGAGGAAACAGAAAGTTGCGGAAAAAACACAAAGTGTGTCAACCAAGACGGAGCATCacctctctgcgtgtgcttGGAAGGCTACGAAGGGAACGACAGTAACGAGAAAGATGTAGACTGCAAAG ATGTGGATGAGTGTGCACAACCGGACGCATCGACGCTTTGTCCCGAGAACGCGACGTGCGTCAACACCATCGGCTCGTACAGATGCGAGTGCGCGCGCGGATACCAGATGGGCAAGGACAACCAGTGCGAACAAATAGACCTCTGTGCGACAGGGCAGCACACGTGCGATCCATACCTTGCCGAGTGCTCGCAGACAGGCGGCACCGTGACTTGTCGGTGCAAGAAGTTCTTCACAGGATCTGGAGAGGTCGACGACTGCACCG CTGAGCCGGGTCATGAACACCTGGCCTGCTTTCTGCGAGGGCACAAGTGCTCTTCGTACGAACAATGCGTCCGCAACACAGTTCCGGGAGCATATCACTGCGGATCCAAGGGTAGACTGAAGCAGCTGGCGGTGTTTTTATCACAAGGGGGAACGTCGGAGACACCCGTATGGATATGGATATTGGTCGCTTTGGGCGTCGTCCTTTTGGGCGTCGCCATACGGGCCACTGTCA AATGCTTTACGAACAAGAGAAAACGAACGGCTGAGGAAGAGGAAATCGTCGCTGACAGTG GCATCACCAAGAGATGCAG GCTCGTCATTTACTGA
- a CDS encoding calcium binding egf domain-containing protein (encoded by transcript BESB_079080): MKERLLLGSACSQSGTQFCAKQPHATLCVIDGNDFRCSCVRGYDPVGVNASSACVDIDECVSGRHECPAKLANSVCVNTEGSYDCICDQHRRLSGTVCEDINECIDKTDNCGRFTECINRDGEPPLCKCIDGYAGNDDQPGTDCTDVDECSQEGAESLCPDNADCIKTVGSYRCECHPGYQMADDNICEQVDLCGTGQHNCDRYLAECIQTGGTVTCRCKDFFIGSGETHDCVALSGYEHLACYLLNEKCSSYEQCVRSTSTRKYGCEDKGLTDQLGVFFSQGGTADTPFWIWVVVTLGVFFIGFAIWIFVGRMIRKKEKSDEDQAVAVDNVYAYGYGAMEYYS, from the exons CTTGCAGCCAGAGCGGCACCCAATTCTGTGCCAAGCAACCTCACGCGACGCTATGCGTCATCGACGGCAACGACTTCCGCTGCTCATGCGTTCGTGGCTATGACCCCGTCGGCGTGAATGCCTCTTCGGCTTGTGTAG ATATTGACGAGTGCGTGTCAGGGCGACACGAATGCCCTGCGAAGCTTGCAAATTCTGTGTGCGTGAACACCGAAGGCAGCTACGACTGCATTTGCGACCAGCATCGTCGCCTCAGCGGAACAGTCTGCGAGG ATATCAACGAATGCATCGATAAGACAGACAACTGCGGCCGATTTACCGAATGCATCAACCGGGACGGAGAGCCTCCCCTCTGCAAGTGCATCGACGGATACGCAGGCAACGACGACCAACCCGGCACCGATTGCACGG ATGTTGACGAGTGCTCtcaagaaggcgcggagagtcTCTGCCCGGATAACGCAGACTGCATCAAAACTGTCGGCTCGTACCGATGCGAGTGCCACCCGGGATACCAGATGGCTGATGACAACATATGCGAACAAGTGGACCTCTGCGGAACTGGGCAACACAACTGCGACCGGTATCTGGCCGAGTGCATTCAGACTGGCGGCACCGTAACGTGCCGATGCAAGGACTTCTTTATTGGATCTGGAGAGACGCACGACTGCGTGG CACTGTCGGGGTACGAGCATCTGGCGTGCTACTTGCTAAATGAGAAGTGCTCTTCGTACGAGCAATGCGTCCGCAGCACTAGCACACGGAAGTACGGCTGCGAGGACAAGGGGTTGACAGACCAACTGGGGGTGTTCTTCTCGCAAGGAGGAACCGCCGACACGCCTTTCTGGATATGGGTAGTGGTCACCCTTGGAGTCTTCTTCATCGGATTTGCCATCTGGATCTTTGTCG GTCGTATGATaaggaagaaggaaaaatCGGACGAGGACCAGGCAGTCGCCGTTGACAACG TATATGCCTATGGCTACGGCGCGATGGAATACTACAGCTGA
- a CDS encoding calcium binding egf domain-containing protein (encoded by transcript BESB_079110) produces MGAGGSTPQSPCEAAGFKFCASVSHATGCENSGPDAFYCKCATGYRYEGRSEKSRCDDINECFTGEHDCATKMQNSMCENTPGSYQCVCGANRQLVDGKCEDKNECTAGNGGCGAFAKCVNNLDAAPTCICEPGYDGNNGQAGIDCKDIDECDTNPCPANSACINTPGSYKCECQKGFTMSPDNVCVSKNFCTEGANDCDPHLATCKQLVGTYSCSCKQNLAGTGKKGQCTPKEGFEQLPCELMGEACGAYRECKRDSEGNYSCVNKSVTSQISTMFKDGFSSDTPVWIWAVAGGGLIVAIVFLWLFLKKRKNKDRGGAGDYDVYGMGDAREGDAYSQTGYGTMDYYYG; encoded by the exons ATGGGTGCTGGCGGATCCACGCCCCAGTCGC CTTGCGAGGCAGCCGGGTTCAAattctgcgcctccgtctcACACGCGACGGGGTGCGAGAATTCAGGGCCGGATGCCTTCTACTGCAAATGCGCGACAGGGTACCGGTACGAGGGAAGGTCGGAGAAATCCAGATGCGACG ATATAAACGAGTGTTTTACAGGAGAGCACGACTGCGCAACAAAAATGCAAAATTCAATGTGTGAGAATACGCCTGGGAGTTACCAGTGTGTCTGCGGAGCTAACCGGCAGTTGGTCGACGGCAAGTGCGAGG ACAAGAATGAGTGTACCGCCGGAAAtggaggctgcggagcctTCGCCAAGTGTGTCAATAacctcgacgcggcgcccacgTGCATCTGCGAGCCGGGGTACGATGGCAACAACGGCCAAGCAGGAATCGACTGTAAAG ATATCGACGAGTGCGACACCAATCCCTGTCCCGCCAACTCGGCGTGCATCAACACACCGGGGTCGTACAAATGCGAGTGCCAGAAGGGGTTTACCATGAGTCCAGATAACGTCTGCGTCTCGAAGAACTTCTGCACAGAAGGCGCCAACGACTGCGACCCACACCTTGCGACGTGCAAACAACTCGTCGGCACGTACAGCTGCTCGTGCAAGCAGAATCTGGCCGGCACTGGCAAGAAAGGCCAGTGCACGC CAAAAGAAGGATTTGAGCAGCTCCCATGCGAGTTAATGGGAGAAGCGTGCGGGGCTTACAGAGAATGTAAAAGAGACTCTGAGGGGAACTACTCGTGCGTGAACAAGTCCGTGACTTCCCAGATCTCCACCATGTTCAAGGATGGCTTCAGCTCGGACACACCGGTTTGGATCTGGGCAGTcgccggaggcggcctcATCGTCGCTATTGTCTTTCTCTGGCTCTTTCTGA AGAAGCGCAAGAACAAGGATCGAGGAGGAGCGGGAGACTACGACGTGTACGGAATGGGAGATGCTAGAGAGGGAGATGCCTATTCAC AGACCGGCTACGGCACGATGGACTACTATTATGGCTAG